The proteins below come from a single Rhinolophus ferrumequinum isolate MPI-CBG mRhiFer1 chromosome 8, mRhiFer1_v1.p, whole genome shotgun sequence genomic window:
- the NAB1 gene encoding NGFI-A-binding protein 1 isoform X2, whose protein sequence is MAAALPRTLGELQLYRILQKANLLSYFDAFIQQGGDDVQQLCEAGEEEFLEIMALVGMASKPLHVRRLQKALRDWVTNPGLFNQPLTSLPVSSIPIYKLPEGSPTWLGISCSSYERSSNAREPHVKVPKCAAITCVQSLGQGKSDVVGSLALQGIGESRLWQGHHGTESEQSLSPADLGSPASPKESSEALDAAAALSVAECVERMAPTLPKSDLNEVKELLKTNKKLAKMIGHIFEMSDDDPHKEEEIRKYSAIYGRFDSKRKDGKHLTLHELTVNEAAAQLCVKDNALLTRRDELFALARQISREVTYKYTYRTTKSKCGERDELSPKRIKVEDGFPDFQDSVQTLFQQAKAKSEEIAALSSQPEKVMAKQMEFLCTQAGYERLQHAERRLSAGLYRQSSEEHSPNGLTSDNSDGQGERPLNLRMPNLQNRQPHHFVVDGELSRLYSGEAKSHSSESLGILKDYPHSAFTLEKKVIKTEPEDSR, encoded by the exons ATGGCTGCGGCCTTACCGAGGACGCTGGGGGAGTTGCAGCTGTACAGAATACTACAAAAAGCCAACCTGCTTTCTTATTTTGATGCCTTTATTCAGCAAGGTGGTGATGATGTCCAGCAACTCTGTGAAGCTGGAGAAGAGGAATTCTTGGAAATCATGGCCCTGGTGGGCATGGCTAGCAAGCCCCTTCATGTTAGAAGGCTACAGAAGGCTTTGAGAGACTGGGTTACAAACCCTGGCCTTTTCAATCAGCCCTTGACTTCGCTCCCTGTTAGTAGCATACCCATCTATAAATTGCCAGAGGGATCACCAACGTGGCTGGGAATCTCCTGCAGTAGTTACGAAAGGAGTAGCAACGCTCGGGAACCTCATGTCAAAGTCCCCAAGTGTGCTGCCATCACCTGTGTGCAGAGCTTGGGACAGGGGAAATCAGATGTGGTGGGGAGCTTAGCGCTGCAGGGGATTGGTGAGTCCAGACTCTGGCAAGGCCACCATGGCACCGAGAGCGAGCAGAGCCTCTCCCCAGCAGACCTTGGCTCCCCAGCTTCCCCAAAGGAAAGCAGCGAGGCGCTGGATGCTGCCGCCGCCCTCTCTGTAGCAGAGTGTGTAGAGCGAATGGCCCCCACGCTGCCAAAAAGTGACTTGAACGAAGTGAAAGAGCTGCTGAAAACCAACAAGAAGTTGGCCAAAATGATCGGTCACATCTTTGAGATGAGTGATGATGATCCacacaaagaggaagaaattcgAAAGTATAGTGCAATATATGGCAGGTTTGACTCAAAGAGAAAGGATGGGAAACATCTCACGCTTCATGAG CTTACTGTTAATGAAGCGGCTGCTCAGCTCTGTGTGAAGGATAATGCCCTGCTGACAAGAAGAGATGAACTTTTTGCCCTGGCTAGGCAGATTTCTCGAGAAGTCACCTATAAATATACTTACAGAACCACCAA GTCAAAATGTGGAGAAAGAGATGAATTATCTCCAAAGAGAATTAAAGTGGAG GATGGGTTTCCAGATTTCCAGGACTCCGTGCAAACACTCTTCCAGCAGGCTAAAGCTAAGAGTGAAGAAATTGCTGCTCTCAGTTCTCAG CCTGAAAAGGTGATGGCAAAGCAGATGGAGTTCCTTTGCACCCAGGCCGGCTATGAGAGGCTGCAGCATGCCGAAAGGAGACTGTCTGCAGGACTTTACAGGCAAAGCTCAGAAGAGCACAGCCCTAATGGCTTGACTTCTGATAACTCTGACGGACAAG gaGAAAGACCTTTGAATCTCCGAATGCCTAATTTACAGAACAGACAACCCCATCATTTTGTGGTGGACGGGGAGCTGAGTAGACTTTACTCTGGTGAGGCAAAGTCCCACTCATCAG AGAGCCTTGGAATTTTAAAAGACTACCCTCACTCAGCttttactttagaaaagaaagtCATCAAAACAGAGCCCGAAGATTCAAGATAG
- the NAB1 gene encoding NGFI-A-binding protein 1 isoform X1 has protein sequence MAAALPRTLGELQLYRILQKANLLSYFDAFIQQGGDDVQQLCEAGEEEFLEIMALVGMASKPLHVRRLQKALRDWVTNPGLFNQPLTSLPVSSIPIYKLPEGSPTWLGISCSSYERSSNAREPHVKVPKCAAITCVQSLGQGKSDVVGSLALQGIGESRLWQGHHGTESEQSLSPADLGSPASPKESSEALDAAAALSVAECVERMAPTLPKSDLNEVKELLKTNKKLAKMIGHIFEMSDDDPHKEEEIRKYSAIYGRFDSKRKDGKHLTLHELTVNEAAAQLCVKDNALLTRRDELFALARQISREVTYKYTYRTTKSKCGERDELSPKRIKVEDGFPDFQDSVQTLFQQAKAKSEEIAALSSQQPEKVMAKQMEFLCTQAGYERLQHAERRLSAGLYRQSSEEHSPNGLTSDNSDGQGERPLNLRMPNLQNRQPHHFVVDGELSRLYSGEAKSHSSESLGILKDYPHSAFTLEKKVIKTEPEDSR, from the exons ATGGCTGCGGCCTTACCGAGGACGCTGGGGGAGTTGCAGCTGTACAGAATACTACAAAAAGCCAACCTGCTTTCTTATTTTGATGCCTTTATTCAGCAAGGTGGTGATGATGTCCAGCAACTCTGTGAAGCTGGAGAAGAGGAATTCTTGGAAATCATGGCCCTGGTGGGCATGGCTAGCAAGCCCCTTCATGTTAGAAGGCTACAGAAGGCTTTGAGAGACTGGGTTACAAACCCTGGCCTTTTCAATCAGCCCTTGACTTCGCTCCCTGTTAGTAGCATACCCATCTATAAATTGCCAGAGGGATCACCAACGTGGCTGGGAATCTCCTGCAGTAGTTACGAAAGGAGTAGCAACGCTCGGGAACCTCATGTCAAAGTCCCCAAGTGTGCTGCCATCACCTGTGTGCAGAGCTTGGGACAGGGGAAATCAGATGTGGTGGGGAGCTTAGCGCTGCAGGGGATTGGTGAGTCCAGACTCTGGCAAGGCCACCATGGCACCGAGAGCGAGCAGAGCCTCTCCCCAGCAGACCTTGGCTCCCCAGCTTCCCCAAAGGAAAGCAGCGAGGCGCTGGATGCTGCCGCCGCCCTCTCTGTAGCAGAGTGTGTAGAGCGAATGGCCCCCACGCTGCCAAAAAGTGACTTGAACGAAGTGAAAGAGCTGCTGAAAACCAACAAGAAGTTGGCCAAAATGATCGGTCACATCTTTGAGATGAGTGATGATGATCCacacaaagaggaagaaattcgAAAGTATAGTGCAATATATGGCAGGTTTGACTCAAAGAGAAAGGATGGGAAACATCTCACGCTTCATGAG CTTACTGTTAATGAAGCGGCTGCTCAGCTCTGTGTGAAGGATAATGCCCTGCTGACAAGAAGAGATGAACTTTTTGCCCTGGCTAGGCAGATTTCTCGAGAAGTCACCTATAAATATACTTACAGAACCACCAA GTCAAAATGTGGAGAAAGAGATGAATTATCTCCAAAGAGAATTAAAGTGGAG GATGGGTTTCCAGATTTCCAGGACTCCGTGCAAACACTCTTCCAGCAGGCTAAAGCTAAGAGTGAAGAAATTGCTGCTCTCAGTTCTCAG CAGCCTGAAAAGGTGATGGCAAAGCAGATGGAGTTCCTTTGCACCCAGGCCGGCTATGAGAGGCTGCAGCATGCCGAAAGGAGACTGTCTGCAGGACTTTACAGGCAAAGCTCAGAAGAGCACAGCCCTAATGGCTTGACTTCTGATAACTCTGACGGACAAG gaGAAAGACCTTTGAATCTCCGAATGCCTAATTTACAGAACAGACAACCCCATCATTTTGTGGTGGACGGGGAGCTGAGTAGACTTTACTCTGGTGAGGCAAAGTCCCACTCATCAG AGAGCCTTGGAATTTTAAAAGACTACCCTCACTCAGCttttactttagaaaagaaagtCATCAAAACAGAGCCCGAAGATTCAAGATAG